The following proteins come from a genomic window of Mycolicibacterium rufum:
- a CDS encoding MFS transporter, protein MTVTQERPVGPVAVVAPDPVVRWLAVVALALGGFGIGTTEFVSMGLLPDIAASFDISEPSAGHIISAYALGVVVGAPAIAALTARMARRTLLLGLIAVFTLGNLASMLAPSYETLMAARFAAGLPHGAFFGVAALSAAHLMGPQNRAKAVAHVMSGLTIATVLGVPMASWLGQSLGWRAAFGLVVAIGAVTLTALWCWLPLQLRTMQTTSPLTELGALRRPQVWLALLVGMIGFGGMFAVYTYISTTMTDVAGLPRPLIPLALMVFGLGMFCGNLAGGRLADRSVLRALYLSLGALAVALTVFVAAAHNPWTALVVLFAVGASGSSVGPALQTRLMDVAHGAQTLAAALNHSALNIGNASGAWVGGLVISAGLGYTAPAAAGAVLALAGIGVLTVSALLQRRSGG, encoded by the coding sequence GTGACCGTCACTCAGGAACGTCCCGTCGGCCCGGTGGCCGTGGTCGCCCCCGATCCCGTGGTGCGCTGGCTCGCCGTGGTGGCGCTGGCGCTGGGCGGCTTCGGCATCGGCACCACCGAGTTCGTGTCGATGGGCTTGCTTCCCGACATCGCCGCCAGCTTCGACATCTCCGAACCCAGCGCCGGCCACATCATCTCGGCCTACGCACTGGGCGTGGTGGTGGGCGCCCCGGCCATCGCCGCGCTGACGGCGCGGATGGCGCGGCGCACGCTACTGCTCGGGCTGATCGCGGTGTTCACCCTCGGCAACCTGGCCAGCATGCTGGCGCCGTCCTACGAGACGCTGATGGCCGCCCGCTTCGCGGCCGGTCTGCCGCACGGCGCGTTCTTCGGGGTGGCCGCGCTGTCGGCCGCCCATCTGATGGGGCCGCAGAACCGGGCCAAGGCGGTCGCGCATGTGATGTCCGGGTTGACCATCGCGACCGTGCTCGGCGTGCCGATGGCTTCGTGGCTGGGTCAATCCCTGGGCTGGCGAGCCGCTTTCGGCCTCGTGGTCGCCATCGGCGCGGTCACGCTCACCGCACTGTGGTGCTGGCTTCCCCTGCAGTTGCGCACGATGCAGACGACGAGTCCGCTCACCGAGTTGGGCGCACTGCGCCGCCCGCAGGTGTGGCTGGCGCTGCTGGTCGGCATGATCGGCTTCGGCGGCATGTTCGCCGTCTACACCTACATCTCGACGACGATGACCGATGTCGCAGGCCTGCCGCGGCCGCTGATCCCGTTGGCGCTCATGGTGTTCGGTCTCGGCATGTTCTGCGGCAACCTGGCGGGCGGACGGTTGGCCGACCGTTCGGTGCTGCGCGCGCTGTATCTGTCGCTGGGCGCGCTCGCGGTGGCGCTGACGGTATTCGTGGCCGCCGCGCACAACCCGTGGACCGCTCTGGTCGTGCTGTTCGCGGTGGGCGCGTCGGGATCGTCGGTCGGGCCGGCCCTGCAGACCCGGCTAATGGATGTCGCGCACGGTGCGCAGACACTCGCCGCGGCACTGAACCATTCGGCGCTGAACATCGGCAACGCCAGCGGCGCCTGGGTGGGCGGCCTGGTGATCTCCGCGGGCCTGGGTTACACGGCTCCTGCCGCGGCCGGAGCGGTGCTCGCCCTTGCGGGTATCGGGGTGCTGACGGTCTCGGCGCTGCTGCAACGCAGATCGGGCGGTTAA
- a CDS encoding ketohydroxyglutarate aldolase has translation MREPRSLLDVAPVMPVISMRSAGSARAALRAARAIAEAGLPQVQIAVDAPAAWEAIDAIRSDAPQIVVGAGAVAGAEHPALARAAGAEFLVAATADAEVRAAMRAAELPHLPTVATVLDAIEVLDEGYTDMVLHPAAALGGLRHLKALAAFAPRARFAAAGGLGPADLSGYLAAPNVGCVVADWLAPREAVRARDWTRITRLAAVSVALSTPVIRKEHAL, from the coding sequence GTGAGGGAGCCCAGATCGTTGTTGGACGTCGCCCCGGTGATGCCCGTGATCAGCATGCGCAGCGCAGGCAGTGCGCGCGCCGCCCTCCGCGCGGCACGCGCCATCGCCGAGGCCGGCCTGCCGCAGGTCCAGATCGCTGTCGACGCGCCCGCCGCCTGGGAGGCGATCGACGCGATCCGCTCGGACGCGCCGCAGATCGTCGTCGGGGCGGGCGCTGTGGCCGGCGCCGAACACCCTGCGCTTGCCCGCGCCGCGGGAGCGGAGTTCCTGGTCGCGGCCACCGCCGACGCCGAGGTGCGCGCCGCGATGCGCGCCGCCGAACTGCCCCACCTGCCGACCGTCGCCACGGTGCTCGACGCCATCGAGGTTCTCGATGAGGGCTACACCGACATGGTGCTGCACCCAGCGGCCGCGCTCGGCGGTCTGCGCCACCTCAAGGCGCTGGCCGCGTTCGCTCCGCGTGCCCGCTTCGCCGCAGCGGGCGGGCTGGGCCCGGCCGATCTGTCCGGCTATCTCGCCGCGCCCAACGTCGGCTGTGTCGTCGCCGACTGGCTGGCGCCGCGCGAGGCCGTGCGCGCCCGCGACTGGACCCGCATCACTCGCCTCGCCGCTGTGTCCGTCGCACTGAGCACGCCCGTCATCAGGAAGGAGCACGCGCTGTGA
- a CDS encoding ROK family transcriptional regulator, translated as MAALRTAPANAVEDLYALIRDKRAVSRAEIGALTGMSRTAVAARVRELTARGLVVEREQAPSSGGRPATLVSFNAEAGIVLTAAIGGSRARLAVCDLAGDIRAAADIDEEPGFGPEDLMPTVAARLGALLDESGHRGARIFGIGISLPGTVDPQRGCSLDSPVLTGWDGVPLAPYFAALGGAPVVLENDANAFALAEWRAGAGRTLDDVLVIKASTGLGAGIVAGGALQRGALGAAGEFGHDKTPAAAGLPCRCGDVGCLEAVAGGWALVRALSDEGRTVHSLRDVVELAHSGDALARRLIRESGRHVGEVLAGAVNLLNPAALVVAGDVAGAYDIFVAGLRETLYGNATALATRSLQIVPSHFGDRAGVTGTAMTVLDEVLAAGVAAAGAG; from the coding sequence ATGGCCGCGTTGCGCACCGCTCCCGCGAACGCTGTGGAGGACCTGTACGCCCTGATCAGGGACAAGCGCGCCGTCAGCCGCGCGGAGATCGGCGCGCTGACCGGGATGTCCCGCACCGCGGTGGCCGCTCGGGTGAGGGAACTCACGGCGCGCGGACTCGTCGTCGAACGGGAGCAGGCCCCGTCGTCGGGCGGCCGGCCGGCCACGCTCGTGTCGTTCAACGCCGAGGCCGGGATCGTGCTGACCGCGGCGATCGGCGGCAGCCGCGCGCGGCTGGCGGTGTGCGATCTCGCCGGCGACATCCGCGCCGCCGCCGACATCGACGAAGAGCCCGGCTTCGGTCCCGAGGACCTGATGCCGACGGTCGCGGCCCGCCTCGGGGCGCTGCTCGACGAGTCCGGCCATCGCGGCGCGCGGATCTTCGGCATCGGAATAAGTCTGCCCGGGACCGTGGATCCGCAGCGTGGCTGCAGTCTCGACTCGCCGGTGCTGACCGGATGGGACGGCGTACCACTCGCGCCGTATTTCGCGGCGCTCGGCGGGGCGCCGGTGGTGTTGGAGAACGACGCGAACGCGTTCGCCCTCGCCGAATGGCGCGCCGGCGCCGGACGCACGCTCGACGATGTCCTGGTGATCAAGGCGTCCACCGGCCTGGGTGCCGGCATCGTGGCCGGCGGTGCGTTGCAGCGCGGCGCGCTGGGCGCGGCGGGGGAGTTCGGGCACGACAAGACGCCGGCCGCCGCCGGGCTACCGTGCCGGTGCGGTGACGTCGGGTGCCTGGAGGCGGTCGCGGGAGGCTGGGCCCTGGTGCGCGCGCTGAGCGACGAGGGCAGGACGGTGCACAGCCTGCGCGACGTCGTCGAGCTGGCTCACAGCGGAGACGCCTTGGCGCGCCGACTGATCCGGGAGAGTGGCCGGCACGTCGGTGAGGTCCTCGCCGGTGCGGTCAATCTCCTCAACCCCGCTGCGCTGGTGGTGGCCGGAGACGTGGCCGGCGCCTACGACATCTTCGTCGCCGGGCTGCGGGAGACGTTGTACGGCAACGCCACCGCGCTGGCCACCCGAAGCCTGCAGATCGTGCCGTCGCACTTCGGCGACCGCGCCGGCGTCACCGGCACGGCCATGACGGTGCTCGACGAGGTGCTGGCCGCAGGCGTCGCCGCCGCGGGTGCGGGCTGA
- a CDS encoding class I SAM-dependent methyltransferase: MTRGVYDVPDAFDAGADAYDGLVGANPGYHDHLRMSADRMQLPDQGRGLRLLDIGCGTGLSTAALLEVAPQAEIIGVDGSAGMLAQARAKKWPDSVRFVHSRAEGLAEAGVSGPFDGILAAYLVRNLPDPDPVLQTLRALLRPGGVFAAHEYSVRDSRLAGVIWNAVCATIIIPAGRVRSGDAGLYRYLRTSVNRFDGATEFRDRLQRNGFVDVRSMTVPGWQRNIVHTFLGRAPG; encoded by the coding sequence ATGACACGCGGCGTGTATGACGTTCCCGATGCGTTCGACGCAGGCGCCGACGCCTATGACGGGCTGGTCGGCGCCAACCCCGGCTACCACGACCATCTGCGGATGTCGGCGGACCGCATGCAGCTCCCCGATCAGGGGCGCGGGCTGCGACTGCTCGACATCGGCTGCGGCACGGGCCTGTCGACCGCGGCCTTGCTCGAGGTCGCCCCGCAGGCCGAGATCATCGGCGTGGACGGATCGGCGGGCATGCTCGCCCAGGCTCGGGCGAAGAAGTGGCCGGACTCGGTGCGCTTCGTGCACAGCCGCGCCGAGGGTCTGGCCGAGGCCGGGGTGAGCGGCCCCTTCGACGGCATCCTGGCCGCCTATCTGGTGCGCAACCTGCCCGATCCGGATCCAGTGCTGCAGACGCTGCGGGCGCTGTTGCGGCCGGGCGGGGTCTTCGCGGCCCACGAGTACTCGGTGCGGGACTCACGGCTGGCCGGCGTGATATGGAACGCCGTGTGCGCGACGATCATCATCCCGGCCGGTCGGGTGCGTTCCGGCGACGCCGGCCTCTACCGCTACCTGCGCACCAGCGTCAACCGCTTCGACGGGGCCACGGAGTTTCGTGATCGATTGCAGCGCAACGGGTTCGTCGACGTGCGCAGCATGACCGTGCCGGGGTGGCAACGCAACATCGTGCACACGTTCCTCGGGCGCGCGCCGGGCTGA
- a CDS encoding LLM class flavin-dependent oxidoreductase — translation MRFTFAEAMTDPTYYLPLAQAAEAAGYHAMTIPDSVAYPFESDSTYPYTPDGSREFLDGKAFIESFVLTAALCAVTTRLHFNHFVLKLPIRPPALVAKQAGSLAALFDNRLGLGVGTSPWPEDYDLLNVPFARRGKRMDECIDIIKGLTTGEYFEYHGEFYDIPKTKMTPAPSKPIPILIGGHADAALRRAARNDGWMHGGGDPAELDALLATLGRFREEQGTADNPDFQIHVISVDAYTPDGVKRLEDKGVTDVIVGFRIPYITGPDTEPLETKVRNLEMFAENVIAKVGG, via the coding sequence GTGCGGTTCACCTTTGCAGAAGCGATGACCGACCCGACGTACTACCTACCTCTGGCCCAGGCGGCCGAGGCGGCCGGCTACCACGCGATGACCATTCCCGACAGCGTCGCCTACCCGTTCGAGTCCGACTCGACCTATCCGTACACGCCGGACGGCAGCCGCGAGTTCCTCGACGGCAAGGCCTTCATCGAGTCGTTCGTGCTGACCGCCGCACTGTGCGCCGTGACGACGAGGCTGCACTTCAACCATTTCGTGCTCAAGCTTCCGATTCGTCCGCCGGCGCTGGTCGCCAAGCAGGCGGGCTCGCTGGCCGCGCTGTTCGACAACCGGCTGGGCCTCGGCGTCGGCACCAGCCCGTGGCCGGAGGACTACGACCTGCTGAACGTGCCGTTCGCCCGGCGCGGCAAGCGGATGGACGAGTGCATCGACATCATCAAGGGGCTGACCACCGGGGAGTACTTCGAGTACCACGGCGAGTTCTACGACATCCCCAAGACCAAGATGACGCCCGCCCCGAGCAAGCCCATCCCGATCCTCATCGGGGGGCACGCCGACGCCGCGCTGCGCCGCGCCGCCCGCAACGACGGCTGGATGCACGGCGGCGGTGACCCGGCCGAGCTGGACGCGCTGCTGGCCACGTTGGGCCGGTTCCGCGAGGAACAGGGCACCGCGGACAACCCCGATTTCCAGATCCACGTGATCTCCGTCGACGCCTACACCCCCGACGGCGTCAAGCGCCTGGAGGACAAGGGCGTCACCGACGTCATCGTCGGGTTCCGGATCCCCTACATCACGGGACCGGACACCGAACCGCTGGAGACGAAGGTGCGCAACTTGGAGATGTTCGCCGAAAACGTGATCGCGAAGGTCGGAGGATGA
- a CDS encoding DUF4873 domain-containing protein yields the protein MIETVLYVSGAVDASFDEQSHTWTVGERTARVLISTDGTLPSSAAPSVHALEPYLGVAVHGVPNYFLLTGPDTAAQKSYIAKCLHHLSRTDGSRIEVREATQRMFGDRRRRRGHRSGRYWRTVGAKIPSAFEIQTQREDDDVYDGPATVTVDGHDHTARVRLAGRLEPIDGRYHWRGTIFADLPDVKLPHDVDVTVGGHAARARLTERTPQAGFSVAGTGSPPFALDDTQVDVPLL from the coding sequence GTGATCGAGACGGTGCTCTATGTCAGCGGCGCGGTCGACGCGTCCTTCGACGAGCAGTCCCACACCTGGACGGTCGGGGAACGTACGGCCCGTGTGCTGATCTCGACCGACGGCACGCTGCCGTCCTCGGCCGCGCCGTCGGTCCACGCCCTCGAGCCCTACCTCGGGGTCGCCGTGCACGGGGTCCCGAACTACTTCCTGCTCACCGGGCCGGACACCGCGGCGCAGAAGAGCTACATCGCCAAATGCCTTCACCATCTCAGCCGCACCGACGGGTCGCGGATCGAGGTCCGCGAGGCCACCCAGCGCATGTTCGGTGACCGGCGACGCCGCCGCGGGCATCGCAGCGGCCGGTACTGGCGCACGGTCGGGGCCAAGATCCCGTCGGCGTTCGAGATACAGACTCAGAGGGAGGACGACGACGTCTACGACGGCCCCGCCACCGTCACCGTCGACGGACACGACCACACCGCCCGGGTGCGGCTGGCCGGCCGGCTGGAGCCGATCGACGGCCGATACCACTGGCGCGGAACGATTTTCGCCGACCTCCCCGACGTGAAGCTGCCCCACGACGTCGACGTCACGGTGGGCGGTCACGCGGCCCGCGCGCGACTGACCGAACGCACGCCTCAGGCGGGGTTCAGCGTGGCAGGCACCGGGTCGCCCCCGTTCGCGCTCGACGACACGCAGGTCGACGTCCCACTCCTGTAA
- a CDS encoding AurF N-oxygenase family protein encodes MSAPAIPQTAPTRDAFAERLLKGSVKKSFAPVVDIDWDAPLDPDKFFLPPKTVSLYGTPLWDSMTREQQIELSRQELANTLSAGIWFENILNQALLRKMMHQDPTARATHYELTELGDETRHMVMFGKAIDRIGAKPVRPRRYQRVIINALPFAFQGSLLWVAALVGEEIFDSLQRQMMDDPELQPLVQRLMRIHVTEEARHIQFARDGLRKRAPHMGRLSRLWVANIHGAGGLFFRHLFTNRVQYARVGLDAREARRIARSSPHRREVQVLGFAPLAAFLTEVGLMGPIARRVWTRSGFL; translated from the coding sequence ATGTCCGCTCCAGCCATTCCCCAGACGGCCCCGACGCGTGACGCGTTCGCCGAACGCCTGCTGAAGGGTTCGGTCAAGAAATCCTTCGCACCGGTCGTCGACATCGACTGGGACGCACCCCTGGACCCGGACAAGTTCTTCCTGCCGCCCAAGACGGTGTCGCTCTACGGAACCCCGTTGTGGGACAGCATGACCCGAGAGCAACAGATCGAGTTGTCGCGCCAGGAACTGGCCAACACCCTGTCGGCGGGCATCTGGTTCGAGAACATCCTCAACCAGGCGCTGCTGCGCAAGATGATGCACCAGGACCCGACCGCCCGCGCCACCCACTACGAACTGACCGAACTCGGCGACGAGACCCGGCACATGGTGATGTTCGGCAAGGCGATCGACCGGATCGGCGCAAAGCCGGTGCGGCCCAGGCGGTATCAGCGCGTCATCATCAACGCGCTGCCGTTCGCCTTCCAGGGGTCACTGCTGTGGGTGGCCGCGCTCGTCGGCGAGGAGATCTTCGACTCGCTGCAGCGCCAGATGATGGACGACCCCGAACTGCAGCCGCTGGTGCAACGACTGATGCGCATCCACGTCACCGAGGAGGCCCGCCACATCCAGTTCGCGCGCGACGGACTGCGCAAGCGCGCCCCTCACATGGGGAGGCTGTCGCGACTGTGGGTGGCCAACATCCATGGCGCCGGCGGACTGTTCTTCCGGCACCTGTTCACCAACCGTGTCCAGTACGCCCGCGTGGGTCTCGATGCCCGCGAGGCGCGACGCATCGCGCGCAGCAGCCCGCACCGCCGCGAGGTCCAGGTGCTGGGCTTCGCCCCGCTCGCGGCCTTCCTCACCGAGGTCGGCCTGATGGGTCCGATCGCCCGTCGGGTGTGGACCCGCAGCGGCTTCCTGTGA
- a CDS encoding phage holin family protein, which yields MTLFLLRAALTGVALWVVTLIVPGIAFVGGDSTAARIGIIFVVAVIFGLVNAIIKPVVQIISIPLYVLTLGLFHIVINAFMLWITSRITEHTTHWGLAIDDFWWTAIWAAIVLSIVSWLLSLIVRAD from the coding sequence GTGACGCTGTTTCTGCTGCGCGCCGCGCTCACCGGGGTGGCGCTGTGGGTCGTGACGCTGATCGTCCCCGGAATCGCCTTCGTCGGCGGCGACTCGACCGCGGCGCGGATCGGCATCATCTTCGTGGTCGCCGTCATCTTCGGGCTGGTCAACGCCATCATCAAGCCCGTCGTGCAGATCATCTCGATCCCGCTGTACGTGCTCACCCTCGGTCTGTTCCACATCGTGATCAACGCGTTCATGCTGTGGATCACGTCGAGGATCACCGAGCACACCACCCACTGGGGTCTGGCCATCGACGACTTCTGGTGGACCGCGATCTGGGCCGCGATCGTGTTGTCGATCGTGAGTTGGCTTCTCTCGCTGATCGTCAGGGCAGACTGA
- a CDS encoding Fpg/Nei family DNA glycosylase: MPELPEVEALADHLRRHAVGRTVGRVDVAALSVLKTFDPPLTALHGQEVTGANRWGKYLGLQAGDLHLITHLSRAGWLRWSDKLAAAPLKPGKGPIALRVHLGTPGEGAGFDLTEAGTQKRLAVWLTTDPMAVPQIASLGPDALSLTADGLADALRGNSGRIKTVITDQKVIAGIGNAYSDEILHVAKLSPFATANKLNEAQLAALHDAMISVLTDAVTRSVGQQAATLKGEKRSGLRVHARTGMPCPVCGDTVREVSFADKSFQYCPTCQTGGKVLADRRLSKLLK; this comes from the coding sequence ATGCCGGAACTGCCCGAGGTCGAAGCCCTGGCCGATCATCTCCGCCGCCACGCCGTCGGGCGCACGGTCGGTCGCGTCGACGTCGCGGCGCTGTCGGTACTCAAGACGTTCGACCCCCCGCTGACCGCGCTGCACGGGCAGGAGGTCACCGGGGCGAACCGCTGGGGCAAGTACCTGGGCCTGCAGGCCGGGGACCTGCACCTGATCACCCATCTGTCCCGCGCCGGCTGGCTGCGGTGGTCGGACAAGCTCGCCGCCGCCCCGCTCAAGCCCGGCAAGGGGCCCATCGCACTGCGGGTGCACCTCGGTACGCCCGGCGAGGGGGCCGGCTTCGACCTCACCGAGGCCGGCACCCAGAAGCGGCTGGCGGTGTGGCTGACCACCGACCCGATGGCCGTCCCGCAGATCGCGTCGCTGGGCCCGGACGCACTGTCGCTGACCGCCGACGGACTGGCCGACGCGCTGCGCGGCAACTCGGGTCGGATCAAGACCGTCATCACCGACCAGAAGGTGATCGCGGGGATCGGCAACGCCTACAGCGACGAGATCCTGCACGTGGCCAAGTTGTCGCCGTTCGCCACGGCCAACAAGCTCAACGAGGCGCAGCTTGCGGCGCTGCACGACGCGATGATCTCGGTGCTGACCGACGCCGTCACGCGGTCGGTCGGTCAGCAGGCCGCCACGCTCAAGGGGGAGAAGCGCTCGGGTCTGCGGGTGCACGCCCGCACCGGCATGCCGTGCCCGGTGTGCGGCGACACCGTGCGCGAGGTGTCGTTCGCCGACAAGTCCTTCCAGTACTGCCCGACCTGTCAGACCGGCGGCAAGGTGCTCGCGGACCGCCGACTGTCCAAACTGCTCAAGTGA
- a CDS encoding SDR family oxidoreductase → MTRQKILITGASSGLGAGMARQFAAKGRDLALCARRVDNLDELKAELTARHPGITVATAALDVNDHEAVPKVFAELSDELGGIDCVIVNAGIGKGYPLGGGKLWANKATIETNLVAALVQIETALEMFKAAGRGHLVLVSSVLGNVGVPGHKAAYAASKAGVTSLGESLRAEYPSGPIKITVLEPGYIESEMTAKSNTTMLMVDNETGVKAMVDAIEKEKGRAVVPGWPWWPLVELMKVLPPKYTKRFA, encoded by the coding sequence GTGACTCGGCAGAAGATCCTCATCACCGGCGCCAGTTCCGGACTCGGGGCGGGCATGGCCCGCCAGTTCGCCGCCAAGGGCCGCGACCTCGCGCTGTGCGCCCGCCGGGTCGACAACCTCGACGAGCTCAAGGCCGAACTGACCGCGCGCCACCCGGGGATCACCGTCGCGACGGCCGCGCTCGACGTCAACGACCACGAGGCGGTGCCGAAGGTGTTCGCCGAACTCTCCGACGAACTCGGGGGCATCGACTGCGTGATCGTCAACGCCGGTATCGGCAAGGGCTATCCGCTGGGCGGCGGCAAGCTGTGGGCCAACAAGGCCACGATCGAGACGAATCTCGTTGCCGCCCTTGTGCAGATCGAGACCGCTCTGGAGATGTTCAAGGCGGCAGGCCGCGGCCACCTGGTGCTGGTGTCCTCCGTGCTCGGCAACGTCGGGGTGCCCGGGCACAAGGCCGCCTACGCCGCCAGCAAGGCGGGGGTCACCTCGCTGGGCGAGTCGCTGCGCGCCGAGTACCCGTCCGGCCCGATCAAGATCACCGTGCTCGAGCCCGGCTACATCGAATCCGAGATGACCGCGAAGTCGAACACCACGATGCTGATGGTCGACAACGAGACCGGCGTCAAGGCGATGGTCGACGCGATCGAGAAGGAGAAGGGCCGCGCCGTCGTCCCCGGCTGGCCGTGGTGGCCGCTGGTCGAACTGATGAAGGTGCTGCCGCCGAAGTACACCAAGCGCTTCGCCTGA
- a CDS encoding glycoside hydrolase family 16 protein, with translation MPNIDRRTLMAMTGIGLLGAALPSSPAQATPWPGPPPAAPPPAGKYLFEDHFDGPAGSAPDRSKWEIATARESMEDPTYWELPGNVGQYRDDRRNVYLDGKSNLVFHAAKDGDTYYSGKVFGTYRGGIGHNWEARIKLNCLTPGCWPAWYLANNSPVNGGEVDIMEWYGNGSWAPGTAVHAKLNGGEHVSQTITVDSAWHTWRVQWDDAGMRFWRDYTDGAAPYFDVPAHALPDWQFNEPGYTLFPILDLAVAGSGGGDPRGGSYPADMLIDYVRVW, from the coding sequence ATGCCCAACATCGATCGACGCACCCTGATGGCGATGACCGGGATCGGTCTGCTCGGCGCGGCCCTCCCGAGCAGCCCCGCCCAGGCGACTCCGTGGCCCGGACCCCCTCCCGCAGCACCCCCGCCGGCCGGGAAGTACCTGTTCGAGGACCACTTCGACGGTCCGGCGGGTTCGGCGCCGGATCGCTCGAAGTGGGAGATCGCCACCGCCCGGGAGTCGATGGAGGACCCGACGTACTGGGAACTGCCCGGCAACGTCGGCCAGTACCGCGACGACCGTCGCAACGTCTACCTCGACGGCAAGTCCAACCTCGTCTTCCACGCGGCCAAGGACGGCGACACCTACTACAGCGGCAAGGTGTTCGGCACCTACCGCGGCGGTATCGGCCACAACTGGGAAGCCCGCATCAAGCTCAACTGCCTCACCCCCGGCTGCTGGCCGGCCTGGTACCTGGCCAACAACAGCCCGGTCAATGGCGGCGAAGTCGACATCATGGAGTGGTACGGCAACGGCTCGTGGGCGCCGGGAACGGCTGTGCACGCCAAGCTCAACGGCGGCGAACACGTCAGCCAGACCATCACCGTCGACAGCGCCTGGCACACCTGGCGGGTGCAGTGGGACGACGCCGGTATGCGGTTCTGGCGGGACTACACCGACGGCGCGGCGCCCTACTTCGACGTCCCCGCGCACGCGCTGCCGGACTGGCAGTTCAACGAACCGGGCTACACGCTGTTCCCGATTCTGGACCTGGCCGTGGCCGGCTCCGGCGGCGGCGATCCGCGCGGTGGCAGTTATCCCGCCGACATGCTGATCGACTACGTGCGCGTCTGGTAG
- the pgi gene encoding glucose-6-phosphate isomerase, protein MGSDIAATPAWQALSRHHEQIGGASLRDLFVDDPARGTELALTVGDLYIDYSKHRVTRETLALLLDLARAAGLPERRDAMFSGEHINTSENRAVLHTALRAPRDAQLTVDGQDVVADVHEVLDRMGDFTDRLRSGEWRGATGERITTVVNIGIGGSDLGPVMVYQALRHYADAGVSARFVSNVDPADLVAKLDGLDPAATLFIVASKTFSTLETLTNATAARRWLTEALGDDAVSKHFVAVSTNAKLVDEFGIDTDNMFGFWDWVGGRYSVDSAIGLSVMAVIGRERFAEFLAGFHLVDEHFRTAPLEANAPVLLGMIGLWYNNFFGAETRAVLPYSNDLSRFAAYLQQLTMESNGKSVRADGTPVTTGTGEIFWGEPGTNGQHAFYQLLHQGTRLIPADFIGFSEPTDDLPTADGTGSMHDLLMSNFFAQTQVLAFGKTADEIAGEGTAADVVPHKVMPGNRPSTSILATKLTPSVVGQLVALYEHQVFTEGVVWGIDSFDQWGVELGKTQAKALLPVLTDDSSPAEQSDSSTDALVRRYRSERGRTA, encoded by the coding sequence CGCGCTGACCGTCGGTGACCTCTACATCGACTACAGCAAGCACCGCGTGACGCGCGAGACGCTGGCGCTGCTGCTCGACCTGGCGCGGGCGGCGGGGCTGCCCGAGCGGCGCGACGCCATGTTCTCCGGCGAGCACATCAACACCTCCGAGAACCGCGCGGTGCTGCACACCGCATTGCGGGCGCCGCGGGATGCCCAGTTGACCGTCGACGGGCAGGACGTCGTCGCCGATGTGCACGAGGTGCTGGACCGGATGGGCGATTTCACCGACCGGCTGCGCAGCGGCGAATGGCGCGGCGCGACGGGCGAGCGGATCACCACGGTGGTGAACATCGGGATCGGCGGGTCCGACCTCGGACCGGTCATGGTGTATCAGGCGCTGCGGCACTACGCCGACGCCGGCGTCTCGGCGCGCTTCGTGTCCAACGTCGATCCTGCCGACCTCGTCGCCAAGCTCGACGGACTCGATCCCGCCGCGACGCTGTTCATCGTCGCGTCGAAGACGTTCTCGACGCTCGAGACGCTGACCAACGCGACGGCCGCGCGGCGCTGGCTGACCGAGGCGCTGGGCGATGACGCGGTGAGCAAGCATTTCGTGGCCGTGTCGACGAACGCGAAGCTGGTCGACGAGTTCGGCATCGACACCGACAACATGTTCGGCTTCTGGGACTGGGTCGGCGGACGCTACTCCGTGGACAGCGCGATCGGCCTGAGCGTGATGGCCGTGATCGGCCGGGAGCGCTTCGCCGAATTCCTCGCGGGTTTCCACCTGGTCGACGAACATTTCCGCACCGCCCCGCTGGAGGCCAACGCTCCGGTGCTGCTGGGCATGATCGGCCTCTGGTACAACAACTTCTTCGGCGCGGAAACCCGTGCGGTGCTTCCGTATTCGAACGATCTGTCGCGGTTCGCGGCCTATCTGCAGCAGCTGACGATGGAGTCCAACGGTAAGTCGGTGCGCGCCGACGGCACCCCGGTGACCACGGGCACCGGCGAGATCTTCTGGGGCGAGCCCGGCACCAACGGCCAGCACGCGTTCTACCAATTGCTGCATCAGGGCACCCGGCTGATCCCGGCCGACTTCATCGGGTTCAGCGAGCCGACCGACGACCTGCCGACCGCCGACGGCACGGGCAGCATGCATGACCTGCTGATGAGCAACTTCTTCGCGCAGACCCAGGTGCTGGCGTTCGGCAAGACCGCGGACGAGATCGCCGGGGAGGGGACAGCGGCCGACGTGGTGCCGCACAAGGTGATGCCGGGCAACCGGCCGAGCACGTCGATCCTGGCGACCAAGCTGACGCCGTCGGTGGTGGGTCAGCTGGTGGCGCTCTACGAACACCAGGTGTTCACCGAGGGCGTCGTCTGGGGCATCGACTCATTCGACCAGTGGGGTGTCGAGCTGGGCAAGACCCAGGCGAAGGCGCTGCTGCCGGTGCTGACCGACGACAGCTCACCGGCCGAGCAGTCCGACTCGTCCACCGACGCGCTGGTGCGGCGCTACCGCAGCGAGCGCGGTCGGACCGCGTGA